The following proteins are co-located in the Syngnathus scovelli strain Florida chromosome 21, RoL_Ssco_1.2, whole genome shotgun sequence genome:
- the LOC125991103 gene encoding annexin A4 translates to MIVTQYCCHRVQRLSFLFFPNLFLKDTPSASTPLLDSLFLEHINPEHVVMSYPGYPPQSGGYPSQGGGYPPQGGGYPPQAGGYPSQAGGYPPQAGGYPPQAGGYPPQAGGGYPPQAGGGYPPQAGGGYPPQAGGYPPAGGGYAPQGGGYPAPAGGFPPQAGGYQQPQPGGGYPSMAGGGAWGAAPGGFGAPGGAPQGYPGGAAPGQQPVPNYPSGGGGYGGGVPSNLQAPAIPKGYRGSIKDFPGADPLRDVEVLRKAMKGFGTDENAIIELLGSRSNKQRVPMVAAYKTTYGKDLVHDLKSELTGNFEHLVLSMMKSPAYFDASELREAIKGAGTDEACLIEILSSRSNAEIREIVQIYKAEYGKSLEDAINSDTSGHFRRLLVSLCQGNRDERENVDISLAKQDAQKLYAAGENKVGTDESQFNAILCARSKPHLRAVFQEYQQMCGRDIEKSICREMSGNVESGMVAVVKCIKNTPAYFAERLHKAMQGAGTKDRTLVRIMVSRSEIDMLDIRQAYVKTYGKSLYTHISGDTSGDYKKLLLKLCGGND, encoded by the exons ATGATCGTTACTCAGTACTGCTGCCATAGAGTGCAAAggttgtcttttctttttttcccaaacTTGTTCTTAAAGGACACGCCCTCTGCTTCCACTCCCCTTTTAGACTCTCTCTTCCTGGAACACATTAACCCCGAACAC GTGGTGATGAGCTATCCAGGTTATCCTCCTCAGTCGGGCGGCTACCCATCACAAGGTGGTGGCTACCCACCACAAGGTGGCGGCTACCCGCCACAAGCGGGCGGCTACCCTTCTCAGGCTGGCGGatacccgccgcaagctgggggCTATCCACCCCAAGCCGGGGGCTACCCACCCCAGGCAGGCGGTGGCTACCCACCCCAGGCAGGCGGTGGCTACCCACCCCAGGCAGGCGGTGGCTACCCGCCCCAGGCGGGCGGTTACCCTCCAGCTGGGGGCGGCTATGCTCCCCAGGGTGGCGGCTACCCTGCCCCAGCTGGAGGTTTCCCGCCTCAGGCTGGAGGATACCAACAGCCTCAGCCAGGAGGAGGCTATCCGTCCATGGCAGGAG GTGGTGCTTGGGGGGCAGCACCAGGAGGCTTTGGTGCA CCAGGTGGCGCTCCACAGGGATACCCCGGGGGGGCGGCGCCAGGCCAGCAACCTGTGCCCAACTACcccagcggaggcggaggctATGGCGGCGGAGTTCCATCTAATCTTCAGGCACCCGCCATCCCT AAGGGCTACAGGGGCTCCATTAAGGACTTTCCTGGGGCCGATCCTCTGAGGGATGTGGAAGTTCTTCGGAAGGCAATGAAGGGTTTCG gCACTGACGAGAACGCCATCATTGAGCTTCTGGGAAGCCGTAGCAATAAGCAGAGAGTTCCCATGGTGGCAGCCTACAAAACAACTTATGGAAAG GACTTAGTCCACGATCTGAAGTCTGAGCTGACTGGAAACTTTGAGCATCTGGTCCTGTCCATGATGAAGAGCCCGGCCTACTTTGACGCATCTGAACTCAGAGAGGCAATCAAG GGTGCCGGGACGGACGAAGCTTGCTTGATTGAGATCCTCTCGTCTCGCTCCAATGCGGAGATTCGAGAAATTGTCCAGATTTACAAAGCAG AGTATGGTAAAAGTCTGGAGGACGCCATCAACAGCGACACCTCCGGTCATTTCCGAAGACTCCTGGTTTCTCTCTGTCAG GGCAATCGTGACGAGAGGGAAAATGTGGACATATCGCTGGCTAAACAAGACGCTCAG AAACTGTACGCCGCGGGGGAGAACAAAGTGGGCACGGACGAGAGTCAGTTCAATGCCATCTTATGTGCCCGTAGCAAGCCTCACCTGCGGGCAG TCTTCCAGGAGTACCAGCAGATGTGCGGTCGTGACATCGAGAAAAGCATCTGCAGAGAAATGTCAGGCAACGTGGAGTCGGGCATGGTGGCGGTGG TGAAATGCATCAAAAACACCCCCGCCTACTTTGCTGAGCGACTGCACAAGGCCATGCAG GGTGCCGGGACCAAGGACAGGACTCTGGTCCGGATTATGGTGTCCCGCTCCGAGATTGACATGCTGGACATCAGGCAGGCGTACGTGAAGACCTACGGGAAGTCACTGTACACCCACATCTCC GGCGACACCTCCGGTGACTATAAGAAGTTGCTGTTGAAGCTGTGCGGCGGTAACGACTAA